A genomic window from Pseudomonas alcaligenes includes:
- the fadD2 gene encoding long-chain-fatty-acid--CoA ligase FadD2, with product MQPDFWDDKRPAGVSNQIDMTAYRSVVEVFERSCKKFADRPAFSNLGVTMTYAELERHSAAFAAWLQKNTDLKPGDRIAVQMPNILQYPIAVFGAMRAGLIVVNTNPLYTVREMRHQFNDAGVRALVYLNTFGKAVQEVLPDTQVEYLIEARLGDMLPSLKGWLVNTLVKHVKKMVPDYQLPQAVSFKQALREGKGHAFQPAKQGLDDIAVLQYTGGTTGVAKGAMLTHGNLVANMQQVHNCLQQIGEDGQPLMREGGEIMIAPLPLYHIYAFTANCMCMMVSGNHNVLITNPRDIPGFVKELGKWQFSALLGLNTLFVALMDHPDFKNLDFSRLKLTNSGGTALVKATAERWQQMTGCTIVEGYGLTETSPVATTNCYGKLARLGSVGIPVAGTTLKVIDDNGVEQPLGERGELCIKGPQVMKGYWQRPEATAEVLDEEGWFKTGDIAVIDPDGHVRIVDRKKDMIIVSGFNVYPNEIEDVVMAHPKVASCAAIGVPDEKSGEAVKLFVVAREGGVTVEEIKAYCKENFTGYKVPKHIVLKDALPMTPVGKILRRELRDIA from the coding sequence ATGCAACCTGACTTCTGGGACGACAAGCGCCCGGCCGGGGTATCCAACCAGATCGACATGACCGCCTACCGCTCGGTGGTCGAGGTGTTCGAGCGATCCTGCAAGAAATTCGCCGACCGCCCGGCCTTCAGCAACCTCGGCGTGACCATGACCTACGCCGAGCTGGAGCGCCATTCCGCGGCCTTCGCCGCCTGGTTGCAGAAGAACACCGACCTCAAGCCCGGCGACCGCATCGCCGTGCAGATGCCCAACATCCTGCAGTATCCGATCGCCGTGTTCGGTGCCATGCGCGCCGGGCTGATCGTGGTCAACACCAACCCGCTGTACACCGTGCGCGAGATGCGCCACCAGTTCAACGACGCCGGCGTGCGCGCCCTGGTGTACCTCAACACCTTCGGCAAGGCGGTCCAGGAAGTGCTGCCCGACACCCAGGTCGAGTACCTGATCGAGGCGCGCCTGGGCGACATGCTGCCGAGCCTCAAGGGCTGGCTGGTGAACACCCTGGTCAAGCACGTGAAGAAGATGGTGCCGGACTACCAGCTGCCGCAGGCCGTGTCCTTCAAGCAGGCGCTGCGCGAGGGCAAGGGCCACGCCTTCCAGCCGGCCAAGCAGGGTCTGGACGACATCGCCGTGCTGCAGTACACCGGCGGCACCACCGGCGTGGCCAAGGGCGCCATGCTCACCCACGGCAACCTGGTGGCCAACATGCAGCAGGTGCACAACTGCCTGCAGCAGATCGGCGAGGACGGCCAGCCGCTGATGCGCGAGGGCGGCGAGATCATGATCGCGCCGCTGCCGCTCTACCATATCTACGCCTTCACCGCGAACTGCATGTGCATGATGGTCAGCGGCAACCACAACGTGCTGATCACCAACCCGCGCGACATCCCCGGCTTCGTCAAGGAGCTGGGCAAGTGGCAGTTCTCCGCGCTGCTCGGCCTCAATACCCTGTTCGTCGCGCTGATGGATCACCCGGACTTCAAGAACCTCGATTTCTCCCGCCTCAAGCTGACCAACTCCGGCGGTACCGCGCTGGTCAAGGCTACCGCCGAGCGCTGGCAGCAGATGACCGGCTGCACCATCGTTGAGGGCTACGGCCTCACCGAGACCTCGCCGGTGGCCACCACCAACTGCTATGGCAAGCTGGCGCGCCTGGGCTCGGTGGGCATTCCGGTGGCCGGCACCACGCTCAAGGTGATCGACGACAACGGCGTCGAGCAGCCGCTGGGCGAGCGCGGCGAGCTGTGCATCAAGGGCCCGCAGGTGATGAAGGGCTACTGGCAGCGCCCCGAGGCGACCGCCGAGGTGCTGGACGAGGAGGGCTGGTTCAAGACCGGCGACATCGCCGTGATCGACCCGGACGGCCATGTGCGCATCGTCGACCGCAAGAAGGACATGATCATCGTCTCCGGCTTCAACGTGTACCCCAACGAGATCGAGGACGTGGTCATGGCCCACCCCAAGGTGGCCAGCTGCGCGGCCATCGGCGTGCCGGACGAGAAGTCCGGCGAGGCGGTCAAGCTGTTCGTGGTGGCCCGCGAAGGTGGCGTCACCGTCGAGGAGATCAAGGCCTACTGCAAGGAGAACTTCACCGGCTACAAGGTGCCCAAGCACATCGTGCTGAAGGACGCCCTGCCGATGACGCCCGTCGGCAAGATCCTCCGTCGCGAGCTGCGCGACATCGCCTGA
- a CDS encoding MaoC family dehydratase, whose translation MTQVTNIPYDKLEVGQQASLDKRVEERDIQLFAAVSGDNNPVHLDAAFAAETMFKERIAHGMFSGALISAAIACRLPGPGTIYLGQQLKFTRPVKLGDTLTVKLEVLEKLPKGRVRLATRVFNQNAEQVVDGEAEVLAPRAEQTLSMPEMPKVTVG comes from the coding sequence ATGACCCAGGTCACCAACATCCCCTACGACAAACTGGAAGTGGGCCAGCAGGCCAGCCTCGACAAGCGGGTGGAGGAGCGCGACATCCAGCTGTTCGCCGCCGTCTCCGGCGACAACAACCCGGTGCATCTGGACGCCGCCTTCGCCGCCGAGACGATGTTCAAGGAGCGCATCGCCCACGGCATGTTCAGCGGCGCGCTGATCAGCGCCGCCATCGCCTGCCGCCTGCCCGGCCCGGGCACCATCTACCTCGGCCAGCAGCTCAAGTTCACCCGCCCGGTGAAGCTCGGCGACACCCTGACGGTGAAGCTGGAAGTGCTGGAAAAACTGCCCAAGGGCCGCGTACGCCTGGCCACCCGGGTGTTCAACCAGAACGCCGAGCAGGTGGTGGACGGCGAGGCCGAGGTCCTGGCCCCGCGCGCCGAGCAGACCCTGAGCATGCCGGAGATGCCCAAGGTCACGGTCGGTTGA
- a CDS encoding substrate-binding periplasmic protein has product MPPRFWPALLALFCLPLAAEPRLATLEYPPYSSEHLPGGGSIVELTRRAFATQGHAPQIDFLPWARVRAELRNGNYQGALALWPQEIKEERLIASRPLFYSQLGLFVRMHERQPVHSLADLRGRRVGIVRGYGYPPRILASGLLAEEAVDDISNLRKLAARRFDLVLLERIVGEHLVAGDAALRGRLAWQEPALERIPLMVGFNAPRPGQPDWAAIFERGLRELHASGEYMRILRRYAAPR; this is encoded by the coding sequence ATGCCCCCAAGATTCTGGCCCGCCCTCCTCGCCCTGTTCTGCCTGCCGCTGGCGGCCGAGCCGCGCCTGGCCACCCTGGAATACCCGCCCTACAGCTCGGAGCACCTGCCCGGCGGCGGCAGCATAGTGGAGCTGACCCGCCGCGCCTTCGCCACCCAGGGCCATGCCCCGCAGATCGATTTCCTGCCCTGGGCACGGGTGCGCGCCGAGCTGCGCAACGGCAACTACCAGGGTGCCCTGGCGCTGTGGCCGCAGGAGATCAAGGAAGAGCGACTGATCGCCTCGCGCCCGCTGTTCTACAGCCAGCTCGGCCTGTTCGTGCGCATGCACGAACGGCAACCCGTGCACAGCCTGGCCGACCTGCGCGGGCGCCGGGTCGGCATCGTGCGCGGCTACGGCTATCCGCCGCGCATCCTGGCCTCGGGCCTGCTCGCCGAGGAGGCGGTGGACGACATCAGCAACCTGCGCAAGCTGGCGGCCCGGCGATTCGACCTGGTGCTGCTGGAGCGCATCGTCGGCGAACACCTGGTGGCCGGCGACGCGGCGCTGCGCGGGCGCCTGGCCTGGCAGGAGCCGGCGCTGGAACGCATCCCGCTGATGGTCGGCTTCAACGCACCGCGCCCCGGCCAGCCGGACTGGGCGGCGATCTTCGAGCGCGGCCTGCGCGAACTGCACGCCAGCGGCGAATACATGCGCATCCTGCGGCGCTACGCCGCGCCACGCTGA
- a CDS encoding EamA family transporter, whose protein sequence is MSRPWLSLFLLLAVGGLLGLIGNVAKLAAASGWPPVALLLWSLLGAGGLLCLLALARGEAPSLRGPYLRYYLVSGLVSISLPNALLFSAIPHVGAGFASLCLAFPPLLTYVLALALRMEGLQRLRLLGILIGLAGSLILALGKLGSGDSPLLWVLATLVMPVFLAIGNVYRSRHWPEGARPLQLAPGMLLAGALLLLPLGLFGVELRPAWEQAAAAWWLVAEVALFAGMYALYFVLQKVAGAVYLSQIGSVTAITGAAVAIFLLGEQGSASMLLAALCTTVGVALVALRPARTAG, encoded by the coding sequence ATGTCGCGCCCCTGGCTTTCCCTGTTCCTGCTGCTGGCCGTGGGCGGCCTGCTCGGCCTGATCGGCAACGTCGCCAAACTCGCCGCCGCCAGCGGCTGGCCGCCGGTGGCCCTGCTGCTGTGGAGCCTGCTCGGTGCCGGCGGCCTGCTCTGCCTGCTGGCGCTGGCCCGCGGTGAGGCGCCCAGCCTGCGGGGGCCCTACCTGCGCTACTACCTGGTTTCCGGGCTGGTCAGCATCAGCCTGCCCAACGCCCTGCTGTTCAGCGCCATCCCCCACGTCGGCGCCGGCTTCGCCTCGCTGTGCCTGGCCTTCCCGCCGCTGCTGACCTACGTGCTGGCCCTGGCGCTGCGCATGGAGGGCCTGCAGCGCCTGCGCCTGCTCGGCATCTTGATTGGCCTGGCGGGCAGCCTGATCCTCGCCCTGGGCAAGCTCGGCAGCGGCGACAGCCCGCTGCTCTGGGTACTGGCGACGCTGGTCATGCCGGTGTTCCTGGCCATCGGCAACGTCTACCGCTCGCGCCACTGGCCGGAAGGCGCGCGCCCGCTGCAACTGGCGCCCGGCATGCTGCTGGCCGGCGCCCTGCTGCTGTTGCCGCTGGGACTGTTCGGCGTGGAGCTGCGCCCGGCCTGGGAGCAGGCCGCCGCGGCCTGGTGGCTGGTCGCCGAGGTAGCGCTGTTCGCCGGCATGTACGCGCTCTACTTCGTGCTGCAGAAGGTGGCCGGCGCGGTGTACCTGAGCCAGATCGGCTCGGTCACGGCCATCACCGGCGCGGCGGTGGCGATCTTCCTGCTCGGCGAGCAGGGCTCGGCCTCCATGCTGCTGGCCGCCCTGTGCACCACGGTCGGCGTGGCCCTGGTGGCTCTGCGCCCGGCGCGGACCGCGGGCTAA
- a CDS encoding methyl-accepting chemotaxis protein, which translates to MASAFNAMQAGYQRVVGTVAQAAASLDEGARRLAASMEQVRSGMLGQQAETDLAATAINEMSATVHEIARHAGDTRDQSAEADRLSGVGQQVVARAGSAIANLSQGVQQTAEMIQKLAEDSRTIGGMVETIHGIAEQTNLLALNAAIEAARAGEMGRGFAVVADEVRNLAKRVQDSTDEITRMIGNLQAASRDAVEFMRESSIKADHCVQEAEAAGGALGDIARAVAQMRDSNVQIAVAAEQQSQVAEEMTRSVVGIRDVTEQTVQQTLASASTSAELVGLADELGKAIRKLKL; encoded by the coding sequence ATGGCCAGTGCCTTCAACGCCATGCAGGCCGGCTACCAGCGCGTGGTCGGCACCGTGGCCCAGGCCGCCGCCAGCCTCGACGAAGGCGCCAGGCGCCTGGCCGCGAGCATGGAACAGGTGCGCAGCGGCATGCTCGGCCAGCAGGCCGAGACCGACCTGGCCGCCACCGCGATCAACGAGATGTCCGCCACCGTGCACGAGATCGCCCGTCATGCCGGTGACACCCGCGACCAGTCCGCCGAGGCCGACCGCCTCAGCGGCGTCGGCCAGCAGGTGGTGGCGCGCGCCGGCTCGGCCATCGCCAATCTGTCGCAGGGCGTGCAGCAGACCGCCGAGATGATCCAGAAGCTGGCCGAGGACAGCCGCACCATCGGCGGCATGGTCGAGACCATCCACGGCATCGCCGAGCAGACCAACCTGCTGGCGCTCAACGCCGCCATCGAGGCGGCGCGTGCCGGCGAGATGGGCCGCGGTTTCGCCGTGGTCGCCGACGAGGTGCGCAACCTGGCCAAGCGGGTGCAGGACTCCACCGACGAGATCACCCGCATGATCGGCAACCTGCAGGCGGCCAGCCGCGACGCCGTGGAGTTCATGCGCGAGAGCTCGATCAAGGCCGACCACTGCGTGCAGGAGGCCGAAGCGGCCGGCGGCGCGCTCGGCGACATCGCCCGTGCGGTGGCGCAGATGCGCGACAGCAACGTGCAGATCGCCGTGGCCGCCGAGCAGCAGAGCCAGGTGGCCGAGGAGATGACCCGCTCGGTGGTGGGCATCCGCGACGTCACCGAGCAGACGGTGCAGCAGACCCTGGCCTCAGCCAGCACCAGCGCCGAGCTGGTCGGCCTGGCCGACGAGCTGGGCAAGGCGATCCGCAAGCTCAAGCTGTAG
- the fadD1 gene encoding long-chain-fatty-acid--CoA ligase FadD1 has translation MTDNFWKDKYPVGIAAEIDADQYPNIQAVLKESCQRFADKPAFSNMGKTLTYGELYQLSGTFAAYLQNHTDLKPGDRIAVQLPNVLQYPVVVFGAMRAGMIVVNTNPLYTAREMEHQFNDSGAKALVCLANMAHLAEEVLPKTGIKHVIVTEVGDLLPPLKRLLVNTVVKHVKKMVPAFNLPQAVKLNQALALGRGKAVTEASPSNTDIAVLQYTGGTTGVAKGAMLTHRNLVANMLQSKALMGSNLGEGCEIVICPLPLYHIYAFTFHCMAMMLTGNHNILITNPRDLPGTVKELSKWKFSTFVGLNTLFVALCNNEEFRRLDLSSLKLTLSGGMALQLATAERWKEVTGCAICEGYGMTETSPVVSVNPYQNIQIGTIGIPVPSTQCKVIDDDGNDLPLGERGELCVKGPQVMKGYWQRQEATDEMLSADGWLKTGDIAVIQDDGYMRIVDRKKDMILVSGFNVYPNELEDVLATLPGVLQCAAIGVPDEKSGEAIKVFVVVRPGESLSKEQVMEHMRANLTGYKVPRSVEFRDSLPTTNVGKILRRELRDQELKKLAATA, from the coding sequence ATGACCGATAACTTCTGGAAGGACAAATACCCTGTCGGAATCGCTGCCGAAATCGATGCCGACCAGTACCCCAACATCCAGGCCGTACTGAAAGAGTCCTGCCAACGCTTTGCCGATAAGCCTGCTTTCAGCAACATGGGCAAGACCCTGACCTACGGCGAGCTGTACCAACTCTCCGGCACCTTCGCCGCCTATCTGCAGAACCACACCGATCTCAAGCCCGGCGACCGTATCGCCGTGCAGCTGCCCAACGTCCTGCAATACCCCGTGGTGGTATTCGGCGCCATGCGCGCCGGCATGATCGTGGTCAACACCAACCCGCTGTACACCGCGCGGGAGATGGAACACCAGTTCAACGACTCCGGCGCCAAGGCCCTCGTCTGCCTGGCCAACATGGCTCACCTGGCCGAAGAAGTGCTGCCCAAGACCGGCATCAAGCACGTCATCGTCACCGAGGTGGGCGACCTGCTGCCGCCGCTCAAGCGCCTGCTGGTCAACACCGTGGTCAAGCACGTGAAGAAGATGGTTCCGGCCTTCAACCTGCCGCAGGCCGTCAAGCTCAACCAGGCCCTGGCCCTCGGTCGTGGCAAGGCGGTCACCGAGGCCAGCCCGAGCAATACCGACATCGCCGTGCTGCAGTACACCGGTGGCACCACCGGCGTGGCCAAGGGCGCCATGCTGACCCACCGCAACCTGGTGGCCAACATGCTGCAGTCCAAGGCGCTGATGGGCTCCAACCTCGGCGAGGGCTGCGAGATCGTCATCTGCCCGCTGCCGCTGTACCACATCTACGCCTTCACCTTCCATTGCATGGCGATGATGCTGACCGGCAACCACAACATCCTCATCACCAACCCGCGCGACCTGCCGGGCACGGTGAAGGAACTGTCGAAGTGGAAGTTCAGCACCTTCGTCGGCCTCAACACCCTGTTCGTCGCCCTGTGCAACAACGAGGAGTTCCGTCGCCTGGACCTGTCCAGCCTGAAGCTGACCCTGTCCGGCGGCATGGCCCTGCAACTGGCCACCGCCGAGCGCTGGAAGGAAGTCACCGGCTGCGCCATCTGCGAAGGCTACGGCATGACCGAGACCAGCCCGGTGGTGTCGGTGAACCCCTACCAGAACATCCAGATCGGCACCATCGGCATCCCGGTGCCCTCGACCCAGTGCAAGGTCATCGACGACGACGGCAACGACCTGCCGCTGGGCGAGCGTGGCGAGCTGTGCGTCAAGGGCCCGCAGGTGATGAAGGGCTACTGGCAGCGCCAGGAAGCCACCGACGAGATGCTCTCGGCCGATGGCTGGCTGAAGACCGGCGACATCGCGGTGATCCAGGACGACGGCTACATGCGCATCGTCGATCGCAAGAAGGACATGATCCTGGTGTCCGGCTTCAACGTGTACCCCAACGAGCTGGAAGACGTGCTCGCCACCCTGCCGGGCGTGCTGCAGTGCGCGGCCATCGGCGTGCCGGACGAGAAGTCGGGCGAGGCGATCAAGGTCTTCGTGGTGGTGCGCCCGGGCGAGAGCCTGAGCAAGGAGCAGGTGATGGAGCACATGCGCGCCAACCTCACCGGCTACAAGGTGCCGCGCTCGGTCGAGTTCCGCGACAGCCTGCCGACCACCAACGTCGGCAAGATCCTGCGCCGCGAGCTGCGCGACCAGGAGCTGAAGAAGCTGGCCGCCACGGCCTGA
- a CDS encoding MarR family winged helix-turn-helix transcriptional regulator, whose amino-acid sequence MHDRAQTAADQWCQQRPDLDPFPMALLGRLGELSQLISRDHLVPFFTAHGLQPGEFDLLATLRRAGEPYALMPTALYEAAMISSGGMTSRIDRLERAGLIERRKHPSDRRGVLVALTAAGFALIDGIMAAHVANMRRLLAGLDEAEQTQLFDLLGKLLAGLPPAAR is encoded by the coding sequence ATGCACGATCGTGCGCAAACCGCCGCCGACCAGTGGTGCCAGCAGCGTCCCGACCTCGACCCCTTTCCCATGGCTCTGCTGGGGCGCCTCGGTGAGCTGAGCCAGCTGATCAGCCGCGATCACTTAGTGCCGTTCTTCACCGCCCATGGCCTGCAGCCGGGCGAGTTCGACCTGCTGGCCACCCTGCGCCGCGCCGGCGAGCCCTATGCGCTGATGCCCACCGCGCTGTACGAGGCGGCGATGATCTCCTCCGGCGGCATGACCAGCCGCATCGACCGCCTGGAGAGGGCCGGGCTGATCGAACGGCGCAAGCACCCGAGCGACCGGCGCGGGGTGCTGGTGGCGCTGACCGCCGCCGGCTTCGCCCTGATCGACGGCATCATGGCCGCGCACGTGGCCAATATGCGCCGCCTGCTGGCGGGGCTGGACGAAGCCGAACAGACCCAGCTGTTCGACCTGCTCGGCAAGCTGCTGGCCGGCCTGCCGCCGGCCGCGCGCTGA
- a CDS encoding lysophospholipase, with product MQLEELWIGASDGSQLFVRRWHGDAAPRAVLMIAHGMAEHGARYARLAAQLVAAGHEVYALDQRGHGRTAERGVLGHYADADGWNKVVGDLATLNHHIRQQHPQTPIFLLGHSMGSYIGQAYLMQHSCSLQGAILSGSNCQPLALYKLASLIARGERWRLGPLGRSRLLDRLSFGSFNQAFKPNRTAFDWLSRDPAEVDQYIADPLCGFICTTQLWCDLLAGLQQITPVRNLAQIDSALPLLVIGGDRDPVSQGKRLVDLANALRAAGLKEVELKLYPEARHELFNESNRDEVTTHLRDWLERALTRGRCHTTA from the coding sequence ATGCAACTCGAAGAACTCTGGATCGGCGCCAGCGACGGCAGCCAACTGTTCGTGCGCCGCTGGCACGGCGACGCAGCGCCGCGCGCGGTGCTGATGATCGCCCACGGCATGGCCGAACATGGCGCGCGCTATGCCCGCCTGGCCGCACAGCTGGTGGCGGCCGGCCACGAGGTCTACGCCCTCGACCAGCGCGGCCACGGCCGCACCGCCGAACGCGGCGTGCTCGGCCACTACGCCGACGCGGACGGCTGGAACAAGGTGGTCGGCGACCTCGCCACCCTCAACCACCACATCCGCCAGCAGCACCCGCAGACGCCGATCTTCCTGCTCGGCCACAGCATGGGCAGCTACATCGGCCAGGCCTACCTGATGCAGCACAGCTGCAGCCTGCAGGGCGCCATCCTGTCCGGCTCCAACTGCCAGCCGCTGGCGCTGTACAAGCTGGCCAGCCTGATCGCCCGCGGCGAGCGCTGGCGCCTCGGCCCGCTGGGGCGCAGCCGGCTGCTCGACCGGCTCTCCTTCGGCTCGTTCAACCAGGCCTTCAAGCCCAACCGCACCGCCTTCGACTGGCTCAGCCGCGACCCGGCGGAAGTCGACCAGTACATCGCCGACCCGCTGTGCGGCTTCATCTGCACCACCCAGCTGTGGTGCGACCTGCTCGCCGGCCTGCAGCAGATCACCCCGGTGCGCAACCTGGCGCAGATCGACAGCGCGCTGCCGCTGCTGGTGATCGGCGGCGACCGCGACCCGGTCAGCCAGGGCAAGCGCCTGGTCGACCTGGCCAATGCGCTGCGTGCCGCCGGCCTCAAGGAAGTCGAACTCAAGCTTTATCCCGAGGCCCGTCACGAGCTGTTCAACGAGAGCAACCGCGACGAGGTCACCACCCATCTGCGCGACTGGCTGGAGCGGGCCCTGACCCGCGGCCGTTGCCATACCACCGCCTAG